A window of the Tunturibacter empetritectus genome harbors these coding sequences:
- a CDS encoding TerC/Alx family metal homeostasis membrane protein, whose translation MLAATPISHWIGFHLFILILLGAELLYVRRQGPSKTQSTSVAATILWVAAALAFALFLFRSMGSQSATQYLAGYAIEESLSIDNLFLFLLLFRVFKIEPAHQPKALFWGVLGAILMRGAFIAAGLGLLARFEWVSYLFAAILLLAAIRLVLPGAEKPQTETPRWIAWLSRLHPVSLHQDKFFVFESGQRMITVLFLALIAIELTDVVFALDSIPAVLSITRQPFLAYTSNIMAVMGLRSLYFLLAHLLAKLRFLHYGLAAVLAFAAFKMLAAHWIEIGPLLSLVAIVAILGITIALSLLPKKRSVA comes from the coding sequence ATGCTCGCCGCGACCCCCATCAGCCACTGGATAGGTTTCCACCTCTTCATCCTCATCCTCCTCGGGGCCGAGCTGTTATACGTCCGCCGCCAGGGCCCCTCAAAAACCCAATCCACCTCCGTCGCCGCCACCATCCTCTGGGTAGCCGCCGCCCTCGCCTTCGCCCTCTTCCTCTTTCGCTCCATGGGCAGCCAGTCCGCAACCCAGTACCTCGCCGGCTATGCCATCGAAGAGTCGCTCTCCATCGACAATCTCTTCCTCTTCCTCCTCCTCTTCCGCGTCTTCAAGATCGAACCTGCCCATCAGCCCAAAGCTCTCTTCTGGGGAGTCCTTGGCGCCATCCTCATGCGTGGAGCCTTCATCGCCGCCGGCCTCGGCCTCCTTGCCCGCTTCGAGTGGGTCAGCTACCTCTTCGCTGCGATCCTGCTCCTCGCCGCCATTCGCCTCGTCCTCCCAGGCGCCGAAAAGCCACAAACCGAGACGCCCCGCTGGATCGCCTGGCTCTCCCGCCTCCACCCCGTTAGCCTCCATCAGGACAAGTTCTTCGTCTTCGAGAGCGGCCAGCGCATGATCACCGTTCTCTTCCTCGCCCTCATCGCCATTGAACTCACCGACGTTGTCTTCGCCCTCGACTCCATCCCCGCCGTCCTCTCCATCACCCGCCAGCCCTTCCTCGCCTACACCTCGAACATCATGGCCGTCATGGGTCTTCGCTCTCTCTACTTCCTCCTCGCCCACCTGCTCGCCAAGCTGCGTTTCCTCCACTACGGCCTCGCCGCGGTCCTCGCCTTCGCAGCCTTCAAAATGCTCGCCGCCCACTGGATCGAGATCGGTCCCCTGCTCTCGCTCGTCGCGATCGTAGCCATCCTCGGAATCACCATCGCTCTCTCACTCCTCCCAAAAAAGCGCTCCGTGGCCTGA
- a CDS encoding DUF3761 domain-containing protein produces the protein MKISMCLMAVAVGLVGTQMAAAQAAAPAGSTGMCKDGTYSTAASKAGACRGHQGVKEWYAASTAKAPAAAAAAPAAAPAAKTASATAPAAAATTAPAAAAASASASSGGTSGKMSPAQKAAARPLAAGGGPGLVWVNTSSNVYHCYGTDFYGKTKEGAYMSEADAKAKGAHGDHGKSCTK, from the coding sequence ATGAAGATTTCGATGTGTTTAATGGCGGTTGCGGTGGGGCTGGTCGGGACACAGATGGCTGCGGCTCAGGCAGCGGCACCAGCGGGATCTACAGGCATGTGCAAGGACGGAACCTACTCGACGGCTGCGAGTAAAGCCGGGGCTTGCCGGGGACACCAGGGGGTGAAGGAGTGGTATGCGGCTTCGACGGCGAAGGCACCCGCTGCTGCTGCGGCTGCACCTGCTGCTGCACCTGCGGCCAAGACCGCTTCGGCAACTGCTCCTGCTGCTGCGGCGACAACTGCACCCGCGGCTGCGGCTGCATCTGCGTCGGCTTCGTCGGGTGGTACGTCCGGAAAGATGTCTCCAGCGCAGAAGGCTGCGGCTCGTCCGCTGGCTGCGGGCGGCGGTCCTGGCCTGGTGTGGGTGAATACGTCGAGCAACGTCTACCATTGCTATGGGACGGACTTCTACGGCAAGACGAAGGAAGGCGCTTATATGTCTGAGGCTGATGCCAAGGCTAAGGGCGCTCATGGGGACCACGGAAAGAGCTGCACGAAGTAG